A single region of the Ziziphus jujuba cultivar Dongzao chromosome 10, ASM3175591v1 genome encodes:
- the LOC107411818 gene encoding large ribosomal subunit protein eL22z: MSRGSAAGPKGKKKGATFTIDCSKPVEDKIMDIASLEKFLQERIKVGGKAGALGETVTVTREKNKITVTSDSNFSKRYLKYLTKKYLKKHNVRDWLRVIASNKDRNIYELRYFNIAENEGEDED, encoded by the exons ATGAGTAGAGGGAGTGCAGCTGGCCCcaaggggaagaagaagggggcAACATTTACAATTGATTGCTCGAAGCCAGTGGAAGACAAGATCATGGACATTGCATCCCTAGAGAAGTTTCTCCAGGAAAGGATTAAGGTCGGTGGAAAGGCTGGTGCTCTTGGTGAAACCGTCACTGTTACTCGTGAGAAGAACAAGATCACTGTTACTTCTGACAGCAACTTCTCCAAGAG GTATTTGAAGTACTTGACAAAAAAGTATCTGAAGAAACACAATGTCCGGGATTGGCTGCGAGTGATTGCGTCCAACAAGGAtagaaatatttatgaattgAGGTACTTCAACATTGCGGAGAACGAGGGAGAGGACGAAGATTGA
- the LOC107411869 gene encoding uncharacterized protein LOC107411869, whose translation MADSKSKLESVREWVAEHKLRTVGCLWLSGIAGSIAYNWSQPNMKTSVKIIHARLHAQALTLAALAGAAVVEYYDHKSGAKAERYAKFLQVDPYTHKD comes from the exons ATGGCGGATTCAAAGAGCAAATTAGAGTCTGTGAGGGAATGGGTCGCTGAGCATAAGCTTCGTACTGTTG GATGTCTATGGCTTAGCGGAATAGCGGGTTCAATCGCATACAACTGGTCTCAACCCAACATGAAAACCAGTGTGAAGATTATTCATGCTAG GTTGCATGCACAGGCTCTTACACTGGCTGCATTAGCTGGTGCTGCAGTGGTTGAATACTATGACCACAAATCTGGAGCAAAGGCTGAGCGATATGCGAAGTTCCTCCAAGTTGATCCTTACACTCACAAGGATTAA